A genomic segment from Corylus avellana chromosome ca5, CavTom2PMs-1.0 encodes:
- the LOC132182677 gene encoding transcription factor PRE6-like codes for MSSRRSRQSGASRITDDQIIELVSKLRQLVPEIRNRRSDKVPASKVLQETCNYIRSLHREVDDLSERLSQLLATIDADSAEASIIRSLISQ; via the exons ATGTCTAGCAGAAGGTCGAGGCAGTCGGGGGCTTCGAGGATCACAGATGACCAAATCATCGAACTCGTTTCCAAGCTACGCCAACTTGTTCCTGAGATTCGCAATAGGCGCTCTGACAAG GTGCCTGCTTCCAAGGTACTTCAAGAGACCTGCAACTACATCAGAAGCTTGCACAGAGAGGTGGATGATCTGAGCGAGCGCCTCTCTCAGCTTTTGGCTACAATTGATGCTGATAGCGCTGAGGCTTCTATTATTAGGAGTTTAATTTCCCAATAA
- the LOC132182968 gene encoding binding partner of ACD11 1-like isoform X1: MYPGYTAEVTSLSPKATEKDVYDFFAYCGAIEQVEIFRSGESACTAYVTFKDAYALGTAVLLSGATILDQCVCIQSWGTYTDESDPWNISSWMPEDDSSSTQAFHMGQCTSTRGEAVTVAQEVVKTMLAKGYVLGKDALIKAKAFDESSGVSATAAAKVAELSNRIGLTDQIYAGMEVFKSVDDKYHVSDITKSAATVTGTAAIVAARVTGKAAIAAGTAVANSSYFAKGALWVSDMLNRAAKAAADLGSHDSK, from the exons ATGTACCCTGGTTACACTGCTGAAGTTACAAGCTTATCTCCTAAAGCAACAGAGAAGGATGTTTACGATTTTTTTGCTTACTGTGGTGCGATCGAGCAAGTTGAAATTTTCAG ATCTGGTGAATCTGCTTGTACTGCATATGTGACATTTAAAGATGCTTATGCTCTGGGAACTGCTGTTTTGCTCAGT GGAGCCACCATTTTAGATCAATGTGTATGCATACAAAGTTGGGGAACATATACAGATGAATCTGATCCTTGGAATATTTCATCATGGATGCCTGAAGATGATTCTAGCTCAACA caGGCTTTTCATATGGGACAATGCACCTCCACCCGGGGAGAAGCTGTAACAGTGGCTCAGGAAGTTGTTAAGACAATGTTAGCCAAAGGATATGTTCTGGGCAAAGATGCATTAATCAAGGCCAAAGCCTTTGACGAGTCCAGTGGAGTCTCAGCTACCGCCGCAGCTAAGGTTGCTGAGCTTAGCAATAGAATAGGGCTTACCGATCAGATTTATGCTGGCATGGAAGTTTTTAAGTCTGTGGATGATAAGTACCATGTTTCAGATATCACCAAGTCTGCCGCAACTGTCACTGGGACAGCAGCTATAGTCGCAGCGAGGGTTACGGGGAAAGCAGCCATTGCAGCAGGTACCGCTGTAGCCAACAGCAGCTACTTTGCCAAAGGAGCGCTTTGGGTTTCAGACATGTTGAATCGTGCAGCCAAAGCTGCAGCTGATTTGGGTAGCCATGATAGTAAATAA
- the LOC132182968 gene encoding binding partner of ACD11 1-like isoform X2: MYPGYTAEVTSLSPKATEKDVYDFFAYCGAIEQVEIFRSGESACTAYVTFKDAYALGTAVLLSGATILDQCVCIQSWGTYTDESDPWNISSWMPEDDSSSTAFHMGQCTSTRGEAVTVAQEVVKTMLAKGYVLGKDALIKAKAFDESSGVSATAAAKVAELSNRIGLTDQIYAGMEVFKSVDDKYHVSDITKSAATVTGTAAIVAARVTGKAAIAAGTAVANSSYFAKGALWVSDMLNRAAKAAADLGSHDSK, from the exons ATGTACCCTGGTTACACTGCTGAAGTTACAAGCTTATCTCCTAAAGCAACAGAGAAGGATGTTTACGATTTTTTTGCTTACTGTGGTGCGATCGAGCAAGTTGAAATTTTCAG ATCTGGTGAATCTGCTTGTACTGCATATGTGACATTTAAAGATGCTTATGCTCTGGGAACTGCTGTTTTGCTCAGT GGAGCCACCATTTTAGATCAATGTGTATGCATACAAAGTTGGGGAACATATACAGATGAATCTGATCCTTGGAATATTTCATCATGGATGCCTGAAGATGATTCTAGCTCAACA GCTTTTCATATGGGACAATGCACCTCCACCCGGGGAGAAGCTGTAACAGTGGCTCAGGAAGTTGTTAAGACAATGTTAGCCAAAGGATATGTTCTGGGCAAAGATGCATTAATCAAGGCCAAAGCCTTTGACGAGTCCAGTGGAGTCTCAGCTACCGCCGCAGCTAAGGTTGCTGAGCTTAGCAATAGAATAGGGCTTACCGATCAGATTTATGCTGGCATGGAAGTTTTTAAGTCTGTGGATGATAAGTACCATGTTTCAGATATCACCAAGTCTGCCGCAACTGTCACTGGGACAGCAGCTATAGTCGCAGCGAGGGTTACGGGGAAAGCAGCCATTGCAGCAGGTACCGCTGTAGCCAACAGCAGCTACTTTGCCAAAGGAGCGCTTTGGGTTTCAGACATGTTGAATCGTGCAGCCAAAGCTGCAGCTGATTTGGGTAGCCATGATAGTAAATAA
- the LOC132181464 gene encoding uncharacterized protein At3g28850-like: MGCASSKQKRCRHCQRHYSPVPRSYSMHVHHPPQSRGDSYHVVALTSSTLGSLNQINHSNNKIIDVADDLNDGNGCYNGHVDENEKKQSKEFTIGLIEAKTWSNMIEQKIPKIIPKTPIRTPPGEPETINAWELMEGLEDVSPLRSPLHLRSFSFDIVRNPNPNPIQNPLDRPKSRFQENGAASPKPMWLQMGEGEPVISDFDPEVISTFRKSLQELPSDNPFHLRPLDNDKQHHQQVFAEAGNETKVNGTVGNGYKCGNDKVVLYFTSLRGVRKTYEDCCHVRVIIKGLGIRVDERDVSMHSGFKEELKEVMGEGFSGGGLPRVFLGKKYIGGAEEIRRLHEDGQLEKLLECCERVDDGGQGGGLVCEACGDIRFVPCETCSGSCKIYYEEKEAETDEEEEEAEEQEEEEEEEKEEGGEEGEYGFQRCPDCNENGLIRCPICCF; the protein is encoded by the coding sequence ATGGGTTGTGCAAGCTCGAAGCAAAAGCGATGCCGGCACTGCCAGAGACACTATTCCCCTGTTCCCAGAAGCTACTCTATGCACGTCCACCACCCACCGCAGAGCCGCGGCGATAGCTACCATGTCGTCGCTCTCACCTCCTCCACACTGGGCTCGCTCAACCAAATCAACCATTCCAACAACAAGATCATCGACGTCGCCGACGATCTCAACGACGGCAATGGCTGCTACAATGGCCACGTCGATGAGAACGAGAAGAAGCAGAGTAAGGAATTCACGATCGGCCTAATCGAGGCCAAGACGTGGTCGAACATGATCGAACAGAAAATCCCGAAAATTATACCCAAGACTCCGATTAGAACCCCACCAGGAGAGCCCGAGACCATCAATGCTTGGGAATTGATGGAAGGCCTTGAAGACGTTAGTCCTCTCCGGTCCCCACTTCATCTCAGGAGCTTTTCGTTTGATATTGTTCgcaatccaaatccaaatccgaTTCAGAATCCGCTCGATCGCCCAAAATCAAGGTTTCAAGAGAACGGCGCGGCTTCGCCTAAGCCCATGTGGCTTCAAATGGGAGAAGGTGAGCCTGTAATTTCCGACTTCGATCCGGAAGTAATTTCTACCTTCAGAAAATCTCTCCAAGAGCTACCATCCGATAACCCATTTCATCTCCGGCCATTGGACAATGACAAACAACATCATCAACAAGTGTTTGCAGAAGCCGGCAATGAAACGAAGGTAAACGGTACTGTCGGTAATGGGTACAAATGCGGGAACGACAAGGTCGTTTTGTATTTCACCAGCCTCCGTGGGGTGCGGAAGACGTACGAGGACTGTTGCCATGTCAGGGTGATCATAAAAGGCCTTGGAATCCGAGTCGACGAGCGTGACGTGTCAATGCATTCGGGATTCAAGGAGGAGCTGAAAGAGGTAATGGGTGAAGGGTTTAGCGGCGGAGGCTTGCCGAGGGTGTTTCTGGGTAAAAAATACATCGGCGGGGCTGAAGAAATCCGGCGATTGCACGAGGATGGCCAGCTCGAGAAGCTGTTAGAGTGTTGCGAAAGGGTGGATGATGGTGGCCAGGGCGGTGGTCTTGTTTGCGAGGCTTGTGGGGATATAAGGTTTGTGCCTTGTGAGACTTGCTCCGGTAGTTGTAAAATTTactatgaagaaaaagaagcagaaacagatgaagaagaagaagaagcagaagaacaagaagaagaagaagaagaagaaaaagaagaagggggTGAGGAGGGTGAGTATGGATTCCAGCGTTGCCCTGATTGCAATGAAAATGGGCTAATACGATGCCCCAtttgttgcttttag